The Aspergillus chevalieri M1 DNA, chromosome 5, nearly complete sequence genome includes a region encoding these proteins:
- a CDS encoding putative amino acid permease (COG:E;~EggNog:ENOG410PJF5;~InterPro:IPR002293;~PFAM:PF00324,PF13520;~TransMembrane:12 (i56-77o89-111i132-151o185-204i211-233o260-277i298-318o349-378i399-418o424-445i465-484o496-515i);~go_component: GO:0016020 - membrane [Evidence IEA];~go_function: GO:0022857 - transmembrane transporter activity [Evidence IEA];~go_process: GO:0055085 - transmembrane transport [Evidence IEA]), whose product MAAPSSLVYDDNDRAQSQDALPSDGEGDRSQNEAVDDAALLKTMGYKPVLHRTYTLFENFATTFAALYFVGGVRVTFSTGIAAGGNLAYWTSYLVTMVFTYITAAVIAEVCSASPSAGSIYLWAAEAGGPRFGRLLGFIVAWWSTTAWTTFCASNTQSAANYLLSEMTVFNVDFPTETTEVKFRTLQWIVTEVLLALAALLNFMPPRFFRWVFYFSSFVVLLDFLLNLIWLPIGTANTWGFRTADEAFMSTYNGTGAPPGWNWCLSYLATAGVLIGFDASGHVAEETKNASISAARGIFWSTVVSGIGGLATVILFLFCAPDPATLFSFGSPQPFVPLYAVVLGRGGHIFMNIICILALWLNTAVAITAASRLVFAVARDGVLPFSSWVSRVHSGQPRNAVIVVWTVAAIITCTLLASNVAFTSLVSAAGVPSAAAYGLICLGRLVCTPKRFPKPQWSLGRWSKVFQFIGVFWNGWVVAVLFSPYEFPVSGENLNYAPIIMAAVTIFALVSYFVMPEESWLPRNRISHFIDSKGVAGVQETVEEIHAGRHGRQESANEGEGEPGPSESR is encoded by the exons ATGGCTGCACCGTCATCTCTCGTCTACGACGACAACGACCGGGCGCAGAGCCAGGATGCTCTCCCCTCGGACGGCGAGGGCGACCGCTCTCAGAATGAAGCTGTCGATGATGCGGCTTTATTG AAAACGATGGGTTATAAGCCT GTCCTCCATCGGACGTACACGCTTTTTGAGAATTTCGCCACGACGTTTG CTGCGCTGTACTTCGTCGGCGGCGTCCGAGTAACATTCAGCACCGGTATCGCTGCCGGCGGGAACCTCGCCTACTG GACAAGTTACCTCGTAACAATGGTGTTCACATACATCACGGCGGCAGTCATCGCAGAAGTATGTTCTGCTTCGCCGTCCGCTGGCTCGATTTATCTCTGGGCTGCTGAGGCTGGAGGGCCACGGTTTGGTCGGTTGTTGGGGTTTATTGTTGCTTGGTGGAGTACAACTGCTTGGACGACGTTTTGTGCTA GTAATACGCAGAGTGCGGCGAATTACTTGTTGTCG GAAATGACGGTGTTTAACGTCGACTTTCCCACCGAGACGACGGAGGTCAAGTTCCGGACTTTGCAGTGGATCGTCACAGAGGTCCTACTCGCCTTGGCTGCCCTATTGAACTTCATGCCTC CCCGCTTCTTCCGCTGGGTCTTCTacttctcctccttcgtcGTCCTCCTCGACTTCCTCCTAAACTTGATCTGGCTTCCCATCGGCACAGCCAACACCTGGGGCTTCCGCACCGCCGACGAAGCCTTCATGTCAACCTACAACGGCACCGGCGCCCCTCCGGGCTGGAACTGGTGTCTGTCGTATCTGGCTACGGCGGGTGTGTTGATCGGGTTTGATGCGTCGGGGCATGTGGCTGAGGAAACGAAGAATGCGAGTATTTCGGCGGCGAGGGGCATTTTCTGGAGTACGGTTGTTAGTGGGATTGGAGGGTTGGCTACTGTtattcttttccttttctgtgCG CCCGATCCCGCGACGCTATTCTCGTTTGGCTCGCCCCAGCCGTTTGTGCCGTTGTATGCTGTGGTGCTTGGTCGTGGTGGACATATCTTCATGAACATTATCTGCATCCTTGCCCTATGGCTG AATACAGCGGTAGCAATAACAGCCGCCTCGCGTCTCGTCTTCGCCGTAGCCCGCGACGGCGTCCTCCCCTTCTCCTCCTGGGTCTCCCGCGTGCACTCGGGCCAACCCCGCAACGCCGTAATCGTCGTCTGGACCGTTGCCGCGATCATCACCTGCACACTGCTTGCGTCCAACGTCGCTTTCACATCGCTCGTTTCTGCGGCTGGTGTCCCCAGTGCTGCTGCTTATGGGCTGATTTGCCTGGGGCGATTGGTTTGTACGCCCAAGAGGTTCCCGAAGCCGCAGTGGAGTTTGGGGCGGTGGAGTAAGGTCTTCCAGTTTATTGGTGTTTTCTGGAATGGGTGGGTTGTTGCGGTGCTGTTTTCACCGTATGAGTTTCCCGTTAGTGGAGAGAATTTGAATT ACGCACCGATTATCATGGCCGCCGTTACTATCTTCGCACTGGTTTCATACTTCGTCATGCCCGAGGAATCGTGGCTGCCGCGGAACCGCATCTCGCATTTCATTGATAGCAAGGGTGTTGCTGGTGTGCAGGAGACGGTTGAGGAGATTCATGCTGGCCGTCATGGCAGACAAGAAAGTGCGAACGAGGGTGAAGGAGAGCCGGGACCATCGGAGTCAAGATGA
- a CDS encoding uncharacterized protein (COG:I;~EggNog:ENOG410PPFT;~InterPro:IPR016035,IPR002641;~PFAM:PF01734;~go_process: GO:0006629 - lipid metabolic process [Evidence IEA]) — MAAQGKINPEELRALKPFPFPSTTLEKKSYKLESDGNVLEVTPECDEGVEVAAEEDNLKCVMWFNTGPMSLETIQRIDSVQLFTESHDANSVLTTADNRTWFDLAILEHKDDQRARVKQDVELVWTSHRNRSQTTEFGWDKGTVFDKNHPFLRLLEDGNCLAVRVCAGDQNAHNVVKNAILKLDIGDKTEREAVTYNETPRETKIMVEVFKECNSAAPSGNYMPWVSLGAFRADYYDDGHTHPLRVLAMDGGGVRGLSSLFILQKIFNKLEERLGERKKPCEIFDMIGGTSTGGLIAIMLGRLQMDVKDCIKKYQELMGIVFKKREGTLGSITDWFTKKASLLWSGQVYDDKPLETEIKKLVRSQLGDENAELLDGKGNPGCKTFVVATRRDALNNRGPVFLRSYKHPHDSRGLSNVKIWQAARATSAAPTYFSSMKVGDYELVDGGLSANNPLGWLWTEVLSIYGMGRRANCFLSIGTGIGSNQALTDPRKAPGQAISAITAAATNSEIAHLLFRTLIDAFAPNSGKPKYWRLNVNKPINKVTDGQEPEDYEKVVELDDSGAAKVLEDGAEKYIEEINADIQKCVDAILDKH; from the exons ATGGCAGCGCAAGGCAAGATCAATCCGGAGGAGCTCCGGGCCCTCAAACCTTTTCCGTTTCCGTCAACGACGCTTGAGAAAAAGTCATACAAGCTTGAAAGCGATGGAAATGTACTAGAAGTCACGCCTGAATGTGATGAAGGTGTGGAAGTTGCGGCCGAGGAGGACAACCTCAAATGTGTAATGTGGTTTAATACTGGT CCCATGTCGCTCGAAACGATCCAAAGGATTGATAGCGTTCAGCTGTTCACTGAGTCGCATGATGCGAATTCTGTCCTTACTACGGCTGATAACCGGACCTGGTTCGATCTTGCCATTCTGGAGCACAAAGACGATCAGCGTGCTAGAGTCAAGCAAGATGTTGAGCTGGTGTGGACGAGCCATAGGAATCGAAGCCAGACGACGGAATTTGGCTGG GACAAGGGAACTGTCTTCGACAAAAATCATCCATTCCTGCGTTTGCTAGAG GACGGGAATTGTCTTGCAGTCCGTGTTTGTGCTGGTGACCAGAACGCACACAACGTGGTTAAGAATGCTATACTAAAACTGGACATCGGTGATAAAACGG AACGTGAGGCAGTTACATACAACGAGACCCCAAGAGAAACCAAAATCATGGTAGAAGTCTTCAAAGAGTGCAATTCTGCTGCACCTTCTGGCAATTACATGCCATGGGTGTCTCTTGGTGCTTTCAGGGCTGATTATTACGATGACGGTCATACTCATCCCTTACGTGTTCTTGCTATGG ACGGGGGTGGTGTGCGTGGACTGTCTTCTCTTTTTATCCTCCAGAAAATCTTCAACAAGTTGGAAGAAAGGTTgggagaaaggaaaaagccATGTGAGATCTTTGATATGATTGGAGGCACCAGTACTGGAGG CTTGATCGCTATCATGCTTGGTCGCCTTCAAATGGACGTTAAAGACTGCATTAAGAAGTACCAAGAATTGATGGGCATAGTCTTCAAAAAACGAGAAGGAACTCTGGGATCGATTACGGATTGGTTTACCAAAAAAGCGAGCTTGCTTTGGAGCGGCCAGGTCTATGACGACAAGCCCCTCGAAACGGAGATCAAGAAACTCGTAAGGAGCCAACTAGGAGACGAAAATGCCGAACTACTTGACGGGAAAGGCAATCCGGGTTGCAAAAC ATTCGTTGTAGCTACCAGGAGAGATGCACTCAACAACCGTGGCCCGGTTTTCCTGCGTTCCTATAAACATCCTCATGATTCTCGAGGCCTCAGCAATGTCAAGATTTGGCAAGCTGCTCGTGCAACATCTGCTGCGCCCACCTACTTCTCTTCTATGAAGGTGGGTGACTATGAATTGGTTGATGGAGGCTTGagtgccaacaatcctctcgGATG GCTGTGGACAGAAGTATTGAGCATCTATGGCATGGGCCGTAGAGCCAACTGCTTCCTCAGCATCGGTACTGGCATTGGCTCCAACCAAGCACTCACCGATCCTAGGAAAGCGCCAGGCCAGGCCATATCGGCTATAACAGCTGCCGCCACCAATTCCGAGATTGCCCACCTTCTCTTCAGGACTCTTATCGATGCCTTTGCTCCGAATAGTGGGAAGCCGAAATACTGGCGTCTCAATGTCAACAAGCCTATCAATAAGGTTACCGATGGTCAGGAGCCCGAAGACTATGAGAAAGTAGTGGAATTGGATGATAGTGGAGCTGCTAAAGTATTGGAGGATGGCGCTGAAAAGTATATTGAAGAGATCAATGCTGACATTCAGAAGTGCGTTGATGCCATTCTGGATAAGCATTAG
- a CDS encoding Zn(II)2Cys6 transcription factor (COG:K;~EggNog:ENOG410PVXP;~InterPro:IPR036864,IPR021858,IPR001138;~PFAM:PF00172,PF11951;~go_function: GO:0000981 - DNA-binding transcription factor activity, RNA polymerase II-specific [Evidence IEA];~go_function: GO:0008270 - zinc ion binding [Evidence IEA];~go_process: GO:0006355 - regulation of transcription, DNA-templated [Evidence IEA]) — protein MEIHTTVFAPVMAPPPPSSSSSSSSSSSAAAAAAASSAAPAVAPPSTSSATTTPSTAPAPASTPSGQEPKKRVRRWHHRGFTGCSTCRRRHVRCDEASPSCRNCTRLGLECDGTQGRMTFKVYGPSQASQDTTSKPEPKKRGKKAGTNESAAAGKQAIIKKEDDEDKDGVDAIVVSPTTVSQSTPTRYQFQDPFRLVTMNNPLDSKDARYYSHFIDQVASLLLIYDNNINVNPYRRYFPEMARDSPSMASAMQALGALHLANTSQGQQRIEHFQQAMGQYGEVVKSFRTRYTEPNTQLGLNDFATCLLLSLFEMMDSQHDNWTIHLKGAREIYKILFFQNSTDPNQEAQRVTEMNHPLRHFLISLLSYLDVAGACATSDGTVVEGSYWRQYTGGWEYNLGIPSLSSETPPSEQILVELRNCWSVMMEIQAAISSFGRAKHENQLAPAQQDMIYGDLLNRLLNWRATAPECMQVLGGLELDDASLEHYPYLEILEYAGCIEAYEKATVIYLHKVAAANRPDRQTEGPLLQMLATRILQLIGKCANGVGRLAVLWPLFTAGRETHDVMEQAYVQQTMQELQRYGFKNVEKGLEELERVWFKRRMFPEGWIETMDDIRTSVLIP, from the exons ATGGAGATTCACACCACCGTGTTTGCTCCGGTAATGGCTCCCCCGCcgccctcctcgtcctcttcctcttcctcttcctcttccgccgccgctgccgccgccgcctctTCCGCAGCTCCCGCAGTCGCTCCTCCTTCCACCTCCTCCGCGACGACGACTCCCTCTACAGCTCCTGCTCCGGCCTCGACTCCCTCAGGCCAAGAACCCAAAAAGCGAGTTCGCCGATGGCACCACCGGGGATTCACCGGGTGTTCCACCTGTCGTCGACGTCATGTCCGCTGCGATGAAGCTTCCCCGTCGTGCCGGAATTGCACTCGCCTAGGACTCGAATGCGATGGCACACAGGGCCGGATGACCTTTAAGGTCTATGGGCCATCACAGGCCTCGCAGGATACTACGTCCAAACCGGAGCCGAAGAAACGCGGCAAGAAGGCCGGTACCAATGAGTCTGCCGCCGCCGGCAAACAGGCCATTATTAAGAAagaggacgatgaagatAAAGATGGCGTGGATGCGATCGTGGTATCGCCCACCACCGTTTCTCAATCCACCCCTACCCGATACCAATTCCAAGATCCCTTCCGGCTCGTGACCATGAACAATCCTTTAGACTCCAAGGATGCCCGGTACTACTCGCACTTCATTGACCAGGTCGCATCGTTACTCTTGATCTACGATAATAATATCAATGTCAACCCGTACCGGCGGTATTTCCCGGAAATGGCGCGCGATTCGCCATCCATGGCCAGCGCGATGCAGGCTCTCGGTGCGCTGCATCTGGCCAATACATCACAGGGCCAGCAGCGGATTGAGCATTTCCAGCAGGCCATGGGACAGTATGGGGAGGTTGTCAAGTCGTTTCGGACGAGATATACCGAGCCTAATACCCAATTAGGATTGAATGATTTTGCGACTTGTTTATTATTGTCTTTGTTCGAG ATGATGGACTCGCAACATGACAATTGGACCATCCACCTGAAAGGCGCCCGTGAAATTTACaagatcctcttcttccaaaaCTCAACCGACCCCAACCAAGAAGCCCAGCGGGTCACCGAAATGAACCACCCCCTCCGACACTTCCTcatctccctcctctcctaTCTTGATGTTGCCGGCGCATGTGCGACCAGCGACGGCACCGTGGTCGAGGGCAGCTACTGGCGGCAATACACAGGCGGCTGGGAATACAACCTGGGCATTCCCAGTTTATCGTCGGAGACACCGCCCAGTGAGCAGATACTAGTCGAGCTTCGGAACTGCTGGTCGGTGATGATGGAGATCCAAGCAGCGATCAGTTCATTCGGACGAGCCAAACACGAAAATCAACTCGCACCCGCGCAGCAAGACATGATTTACGGCGATCTGCTCAACCGCCTCCTGAACTGGCGGGCCACAGCACCTGAGTGCATGCAGGTCCTAGGCGGACTCGAACTCGATGACGCCAGTCTAGAACATTATCCCTATTTAGAAATTCTCGAGTACGCGGGATGCATCGAAGCCTACGAGAAAGCGACCGTGATCTACCTACACAAAGTAGCAGCAGCAAACCGCCCCGACCGGCAAACCGAAGGCCCATTACTACAGATGCTGGCCACGCGGATCTTACAATTGATCGGAAAATGCGCTAACGGCGTGGGACGGCTGGCTGTTCTGTGGCCTCTGTTCACGGCGGGTCGTGAAACGCACGATGTGATGGAGCAAGCGTATGTGCAGCAAACAATGCAGGAGCTGCAGCGCTACGGGTTTAAA AACGTCGAAAAAGGACTGGAAGAACTGGAGCGGGTGTGGTTCAAGCGACGGATGTTCCCCGAAGGATGGATTGAGACGATGGACGATATCCGCACGTCGGTTTTGATTCCTTGA
- a CDS encoding uncharacterized protein (COG:S;~EggNog:ENOG410PYZX), with amino-acid sequence MGARRRMGPATRAQDRLHSMRLRSEKRLNKHNGKEDASMEDAPEVCKTPTAPPREPTTPQQSPEQLRCEIPMQAQHFPCNPPENQYLPTQPERDTPPTTPTHESPQSQLGSELQSHIAAAVASKTLQIKTTGDEVLELVSMVSQKVIDWEKQSLQGAASLGRDIRTLVLNFSKNLTTGNPSEQENHHPPHPVHNSYAKTVGSPSTAPRTQPKLPKTTYKPPQPEKPLRIFLRLSKDHPARQASPHATMDILRKHLDKTCSAAIKEIQQVPSGLAIWPKDGPGLQLLTEHRELLERLIQGATAEVEQKWAIYALPNAPQQYTSYDGTQVPVTEQMALDEFKLQTGLSPLRFYRSNKNPLSGTLVMAVPETQVQTVPKRVYLFVLGLSQPPDLHPHP; translated from the exons ATGGGCgccaggagaagaatgggccctgctaccagagcgcaagATCGCCTGCACTCTATGCGATTGAGAAGTGAGAAAagactcaacaagcacaatggaaaagaagatgccagcatggaggatgccccagaggtctgcaagaccCCGACCGCGCCTCCTCGAGAGCCCACCACCCCACAACAATCACCAGAACAGCTGAGATGTGAGATACCGATGCAAGCTCAACACTTCCCTTGCAATCCTCCTGAAAACCAGTATCTACCCACACAGCCTGAACGGGATACCCCTCCTACAACTCCGACCCACGAGTCCCCCCAAAGCCAACTGGGCTCAGAGCTCCAGAGCCACattgcagcagcagtggcATCGAAAACATTGCAAATAAAGACCACCGGAGATGAGGTTCTAGAGCTTGTCTCCATGGTTAGCCAGAAGGTCATTGATTGGGAAAAGCAGAGCCTACAGGGAGCAGCCTCCTTGGGCAGAGATATTAGGACTCTGGTCCTCAATTTCAGCAAGAATCTAACAACTGGAAATCCTTCTGAACAGGAGAATCACCACCCCCCGCACCCGGTACACAACAGCTATGCCAAAACTGTTGGATCCCCATCCACCGCCCCCAGGACACAGCCCAAGCTACCCAAGACCACATACAAGCCACCACAACCAGAGAAACCTCTACGCATTTTTCTCCGCCTCTCCAAAGATCATCCAGCCCGTCAAGCTAGCCCGCACGCCACAATGGACATACTGAGGAAACACCTGGACAAGACCTGTTCTGCAGCTATTAAAGAGATCCAACAAGTGCCCTCGGGCTTGGCAATCTGGCCTAAGGATGGCCCgggcctccagctcctcacAGAACACAGGGAGCtcctggaacgccttataCAGGGAGCCACAGCCGAAGTCGAACAGAAATGGGCTATCTACGCCCTACCAAATGCACCCCAGCAGTATACCAGTTATGATGGGACCCAAGTGCCTGTAACCGAGCAGATGGCTCTGGATGAATTTAAGCTTCAGACAGGCCTCTCCCCTCTGAGATTTTACCGCTCAAATAAGAATCCGCTGTCTGGCACCCTTGTCATGGCAGTCCCAGAAACTCAAGTTCAAACAGTGCCCAAAAGGGTCtacctctttg TGCTGGGACTATCACAACCCCCGGACCTGCACCCGCATCCCTAG
- a CDS encoding uncharacterized protein (InterPro:IPR001128,IPR036396;~go_function: GO:0005506 - iron ion binding [Evidence IEA];~go_function: GO:0016705 - oxidoreductase activity, acting on paired donors, with incorporation or reduction of molecular oxygen [Evidence IEA];~go_function: GO:0020037 - heme binding [Evidence IEA];~go_process: GO:0055114 - oxidation-reduction process [Evidence IEA]) produces MTHLFFHLSRDKKLTEELQRQLDALSNHNDDSLAGLELLDAVIHESLHLHPAVPSGIRRLASAEGITVTDPMPVSGDVWH; encoded by the exons ATGACCCATCTATTCTTCCATCTTTCCCGAGATAAGAAACTCACTGAAGAGCTCCAACGACAGCTAGACGCACTATCCAACCACAACGACGACTCCCTCGCAGGACTTGAGTTGCTCGACGCCGTTATTCATGAatctctccatcttcaccCTGCTGTCCCGTCTGGTATCCGACGCCTGGCTTCCGCAGAAGGTATCACCGTCACG GATCCTATGCCTGTGTCGGGCGACGTCTGGCATTAA